The genomic DNA GGCTTTTTCGTCGTCGATTTCGTAAAATTTCAACAAGATCAATCCCGCCACGGCCAGGATCGCGGGCAATACGGCAAAGAGAAAGCGCATCCAGAACATCACGCCTGGATCTTGCGCCACACCTTTTGTGGCATCGAATCCAATGATTGCCAGAATATATCCCTGCCCGAGCGCGAATGTGGTCGCCTGTGTCACTTTTTGAAACCAGCCCGTTGCCGCGCCGTACATGCCTTCGCGCCGAAATCCGGTTTTCCATTCGTCCCAGTCGCAGATATCGGCTTTCATCGACGTAATAATGAGCCAGAAACCCATTTCGCCGATGCGGATAAAGGGCTGTACGATGAGTTGCAAATAGGGCATCGCTGGCGTGTAGCAAAACCACTTCAAAATAGAGCCCAGGAGAAGGGAGGTGATTGAAATACCAAGGGTTTTGATCTTTCCGATTCGAGATGACAAATAGGTCAATACGGGAATGGCGGCGAAGGATACGATGGTTCCGATGAGAATAGCGTGTCCCTGTATCTCGGCTCCAAATTTTACATCTCCCTGGGCAACGTGATAGATGTTGACATAAGGTCCCAATGCGAGCGTGAAATTGCCACCAAAAATGGTTACGACTGTCAGGCTGCTCAGGATGAGAAATGGTTTGGTTTTCAGGGTTGTCGTAATCGCCCAACCGACGGGTACTTTTTCCTGTTTGGCCGCCTGTTCTGAGTGGCCTTCGCGTACGAGAAAAACAGTGGGTAATAAAAATATAAAAATGACCAGGCCAACGCCAATGCCGACGTATTTGGCTCCCGTCATCGTGTCGCCAAAAATATCGAGTGTACAAAAATAGAAGAGATAGCCCACGAGAATGGTGCTAATCTGCTGAAAAAACGAGCGGTACGCAAAGATATTTGTCCGCTCGTGATAGTTGTGGCTCAGTTCAAATCCCAGGCTGTTGTAGGATACTTGCAAAATGGTGACACAGGTATAGAGTGCCAGACTGGTAAACATAAAATACGCATACAATGCGTCTTGACTCAGTTCTTTGGGCACGTTCAAAATGAGTGCGTATCCAATGGCCGTCAAAATTGCGCCCAGAAAGAGATAGGGTCTGCGCCTTCCCCAGCGCGATTTTGTGTTGTCCGAAAGCCATCCCATAAAGGGGTCGGTAATCGCATCCCATATTCGGGCTGCCAATAGCACATTGCCCACGCGAAACGGGTGCATGCCCAGCGTAATATTAAAAATGGGTCCTGAGAGCTTTTTGATCGAATTGACACTTGTGTTCATCGGCAAGACGCCGACGCCATAAGCGATCTTTTCGAGCAATGGAATTGGCGGATAATCCCGCCCAATGGGTTCGCCCTCGCCCCAGGGTGCTGTTTTTTGATCTGTTCTATCTGTGGACACAAAGCTCTCCTATTTTTTATTTTTCCTGGGATTCACGATATTGCTTGTACTTTGCCGATGCTGGGTTTACGTGGGCGTACGCTTCCAGTTCGGTTTCCATTCCCCGGTCATTCTGCTGCGCC from Gemmatimonadota bacterium includes the following:
- a CDS encoding MFS transporter yields the protein MSTDRTDQKTAPWGEGEPIGRDYPPIPLLEKIAYGVGVLPMNTSVNSIKKLSGPIFNITLGMHPFRVGNVLLAARIWDAITDPFMGWLSDNTKSRWGRRRPYLFLGAILTAIGYALILNVPKELSQDALYAYFMFTSLALYTCVTILQVSYNSLGFELSHNYHERTNIFAYRSFFQQISTILVGYLFYFCTLDIFGDTMTGAKYVGIGVGLVIFIFLLPTVFLVREGHSEQAAKQEKVPVGWAITTTLKTKPFLILSSLTVVTIFGGNFTLALGPYVNIYHVAQGDVKFGAEIQGHAILIGTIVSFAAIPVLTYLSSRIGKIKTLGISITSLLLGSILKWFCYTPAMPYLQLIVQPFIRIGEMGFWLIITSMKADICDWDEWKTGFRREGMYGAATGWFQKVTQATTFALGQGYILAIIGFDATKGVAQDPGVMFWMRFLFAVLPAILAVAGLILLKFYEIDDEKAKEIKADLDKRNN